A genomic window from Diospyros lotus cultivar Yz01 chromosome 2, ASM1463336v1, whole genome shotgun sequence includes:
- the LOC127794404 gene encoding uncharacterized protein LOC127794404 — translation MDFFKVKKFRKAHKPNPEKDAEDKPVPQPEEPKDDKGDNLGKSTNADPASEAEDDDDDDDFITNEVKRRLKELRRNSFMVLIPEEPGLEDEEEEEGETSSAEWRDVEAETQQSWFGLDAFYDKYCEQMLSFDRLSAQLLKEVGSSHIPTTPSPRSASKKLVAPFRCLSLKKMEEPDDDTEHLQEPENDPHQDLETAYVAQVCLTWEALHSQYTRLSQKVSSQPENSACYNHSAQQFQQFQVLLQRYIENEPFEKGLREEIYARSRNSLPKLLHVPNIRGLDQGETKEESDLVVLASDLIKVVESSIITFHLFLKMDKKKSNGVRYPFGGQNLATPVHQIQYSLEKKETKLKEVRKKMKGWKKKSWPASQEEVELLFGLIDVKILARVLRMERVTKEQLFWCEEKMKKVDVSDGKLLRDPSPILFPC, via the exons ATGGattttttcaaagttaaaaagTTCAGGAAAGCACACAAACCGAACCCAGAGAAGGATGCAGAAGATAAGCCTGTTCCTCAGCCAGAAGAACCAAAGGATGATAAAGGTGATAACTTGGGTAAATCAACCAATGCCGATCCTGCTTCTGAAGctgaggatgatgatgatgatgatgattttatcactaatgaggTCAAGAGGAGATTAAAAGAACTGAGAAGAAATAGTTTTATGGTGTTGATACCTGAAGAACCAGGCCtagaagatgaggaagaagaagagggcgaGACAAGCTCTGCTGAGTGGCGGGATGTTGAAGCAGAAACTCAACAATCGTGGTTTGGTTTAGATGCTTTTTATGACAAATACTGTGAGCAGATGCTCTCTTTTGATCGGTTGAGTGCTCAGCTGCTCAAAGAAGTTG GCTCCTCTCATATTCCTACAACCCCATCACCCAGATCTGCATCTAAGAAGCTTGTGGCTCCATTTCGCTGTCTTTCACTGAAAAAGATGGAAGAACCTGATGATGATACTGAGCACCTACAAGAGCCAGAGAACGACCCACATCAGGATCTAGAAACCGCATATGTTGCTCAAGTTTGCCTGACTTGGGAGGCACTCCATAGCCAATATACACGACTGAGTCAGAAAGTCTCTTCCCAACCTGAAAACTCTGCCTGTTACAACCACAGTGCTCAGCAGTTTCAGCAGTTCCAGGTTTTACTGCAAAGGTATATTGAAAATGAACCTTTTGAGAAGGGCCTCAGAGAAGAAATTTATGCTCGGTCAAGGAATTCATTGCCGAAACTCCTTCATGTTCCAAATATACGGG GTTTAGATCAAGGAGAGACAAAAGAAGAATCAGATTTGGTGGTTCTTGCCTCAGATCTCATTAAAGTAGTTGAAAGCTCTATCATCACTTTCCACCTTTTCTTGAAGATGgacaagaaaaaatcaaatgggGTTCGCTATCCATTTGGAGGTCAAAACTTGGCTACTCCTGTCCACCAGATTCAATATTCTCTTGAGAAG AAAGAAACGAAACTGAAAGAAGTGCGGAAAAAGATGAAAGGTTGGAAGAAGAAATCTTGGCCTGCGTCACAAGAGGAGGTGGAGCTGCTGTTTGGCCTGATTGATGTCAAAATCTTAGCAAGGGTTCTAAGAATGGAGAGAGTCACTAAGGAGCAGTTGTTTTGGTGtgaggagaagatgaagaaagtaGACGTATCAGATGGAAAGCTGCTGAGAGATCCTTCTCCCATCCTATTTCcttgctaa